The following are from one region of the Terriglobales bacterium genome:
- a CDS encoding ester cyclase: protein MLREDLVRFWEEHTRHEFSTRDTEATLATMVEDAYVNHVPVLTGGSGRTALRSFYSRDFIPSMPPDTKLTPISRTVGEEQLVDEMIFSFTHTQEMPWMLPGVAPTNRYVEVALVAIVRFRDGKIAHEHIYWDQASVLKQIGLLTDTGLPVFGVESARKVRAGG from the coding sequence ATGCTCCGTGAAGACTTGGTTCGATTCTGGGAAGAACATACCCGGCATGAGTTTTCCACGCGCGACACGGAGGCAACACTGGCCACGATGGTGGAAGATGCCTACGTCAATCACGTCCCGGTGCTGACGGGCGGCTCGGGGCGAACCGCTTTGCGCTCCTTCTATTCCCGTGATTTCATTCCGAGCATGCCGCCCGACACGAAGCTCACACCGATCTCACGAACAGTGGGTGAAGAGCAGTTGGTGGATGAAATGATCTTCTCGTTCACTCACACGCAGGAAATGCCCTGGATGCTGCCGGGTGTTGCTCCTACAAATCGCTACGTGGAAGTGGCTTTGGTCGCCATCGTGCGGTTTCGCGATGGCAAGATTGCACATGAACACATCTACTGGGATCAGGCTTCCGTGCTGAAGCAGATCGGATTGCTCACCGACACTGGATTGCCGGTTTTTGGAGTGGAGTCTGCGCGCAAAGTGCGCGCTGGCGGGTGA